One cyanobiont of Ornithocercus magnificus DNA segment encodes these proteins:
- a CDS encoding YqeG family HAD IIIA-type phosphatase, whose protein sequence is MHSHWLRPDWDPGVTISHLPLEHLLSRDMRALIIDVDRTLVPGRDVSLPTPVQDWIKQAKAETELKLHLLSNNPSQQRIGAVAEQLGLSFTCAAAKPRSGALRRVLRELGFRAEQTGMVGDRLFTDILAGNRLGLYTVLVCPLRDDGEVYTHDRIQRFERYIARLMGAGC, encoded by the coding sequence ATGCACAGTCACTGGCTCAGACCTGACTGGGATCCAGGTGTGACTATTTCTCATCTGCCACTGGAGCATTTGCTTAGCCGTGATATGCGAGCTCTCATAATTGATGTCGACCGGACCCTTGTGCCAGGGCGGGACGTAAGTCTGCCTACTCCTGTTCAGGACTGGATCAAACAGGCTAAAGCTGAAACAGAGCTGAAGCTACACTTGCTTAGTAACAATCCTTCTCAACAACGTATTGGTGCTGTTGCTGAGCAGCTCGGACTCAGTTTCACTTGTGCAGCTGCCAAGCCTCGGAGTGGCGCCCTTAGACGAGTCCTGAGGGAGTTGGGGTTTCGAGCAGAGCAGACAGGTATGGTAGGCGACCGTCTGTTTACCGATATACTTGCTGGCAACCGGCTCGGCCTATATACTGTCTTAGTTTGTCCACTTCGCGATGACGGCGAAGTTTATACGCATGATCGTATACAACGATTTGAACGTTATATCGCCCGTTTGATGGGAGCTGGATGCTAA
- a CDS encoding Holliday junction resolvase RuvX yields the protein MLARHAPPIPRSVLSLDIGQRRIGLAGCDPLGITVKPLQPLQRSLFHLDLARIGEVCSKRIIHGLVIGLPLDKNGNITCQAYHCQRYGLRLARALGIPLAMVNEHGSSLEAAALHGLYGDRSGRLDSAAAALILEQWLREGPELELIRSGKLAKFLEAGDHNNQHRAGYQS from the coding sequence ATGCTAGCAAGACATGCTCCACCAATCCCGCGGTCTGTTCTTAGTCTAGACATAGGACAACGCAGGATTGGTTTAGCTGGCTGTGATCCATTGGGAATTACTGTCAAACCATTGCAGCCATTACAACGCAGTTTATTCCATCTTGACCTTGCAAGAATTGGCGAAGTATGCAGCAAGCGTATAATACATGGGCTTGTTATTGGTCTCCCCCTTGATAAAAACGGGAATATTACCTGCCAAGCTTATCACTGTCAGAGGTATGGTCTCCGCCTAGCAAGAGCACTTGGAATCCCACTAGCAATGGTTAATGAGCATGGAAGCAGTCTTGAAGCTGCAGCGCTTCATGGACTTTATGGCGATCGGAGCGGTCGCCTTGACAGCGCTGCTGCAGCCTTAATACTTGAGCAGTGGCTAAGGGAGGGACCAGAGCTAGAGCTAATCCGGTCAGGCAAGCTTGCAAAATTTTTGGAGGCAGGAGACCACAATAACCAGCACAGAGCTGGCTATCAATCGTAG
- a CDS encoding phosphoribosylformylglycinamidine synthase subunit PurS gives MPCYQTRALVRLRPSVLDPAGEATRAAAVRLGVEGIKRLRIGKLIDLEIEAPDEQEARRQLEFLAERLLANPVIESWSLEELSP, from the coding sequence GTGCCGTGCTACCAAACTCGTGCCCTTGTTAGGCTGCGCCCTTCAGTCCTTGATCCCGCAGGTGAAGCAACACGTGCTGCTGCAGTACGACTTGGTGTAGAAGGCATTAAGCGTCTACGCATCGGTAAGTTGATTGATCTGGAGATAGAAGCCCCAGATGAACAGGAGGCGCGCAGACAGCTCGAGTTTCTAGCTGAGCGTCTGCTAGCTAATCCTGTTATTGAGAGCTGGTCACTTGAAGAATTATCACCATGA
- a CDS encoding phosphoribosylformylglycinamidine synthase subunit PurQ — MRIGVVIFPGSNCDRDVRWATEGCLGLPTHFIWHEERDLSKFDAVVLPGGFSYGDYLRCGAIARFAPVLESLSEFAAYGGRVLGICNGFQILTELGLLPGALTRNKGLNFICEDTQLVVSSNRSAWLGRCNKGDSLTLPIAHGEGCFQCTDDVLHRLEDDNAIALRYVVNPNGSVSNIAGITNAAGNVLGLMPHPERACDRVTGGTDGQILLRTLLD, encoded by the coding sequence ATGAGGATTGGGGTAGTAATTTTTCCAGGATCTAATTGTGACCGAGACGTGCGCTGGGCTACCGAGGGTTGCCTTGGATTGCCAACTCACTTTATCTGGCATGAAGAACGTGACCTGAGCAAGTTTGATGCTGTCGTCTTACCTGGTGGATTTAGCTATGGCGATTATCTCCGCTGTGGTGCTATTGCTCGCTTTGCACCTGTCCTTGAGTCTCTCTCTGAATTTGCTGCATATGGAGGTCGCGTTCTTGGTATATGTAATGGTTTTCAGATATTAACAGAACTTGGCTTATTACCCGGTGCGCTCACGCGCAACAAAGGTCTCAACTTCATCTGTGAGGATACTCAGCTGGTAGTATCTAGCAACCGCTCAGCATGGCTAGGCAGGTGTAATAAAGGCGATTCACTTACCCTTCCGATTGCACATGGTGAGGGTTGTTTTCAGTGCACAGATGATGTTTTGCACCGTCTCGAAGATGACAATGCTATTGCCCTACGCTACGTTGTTAACCCCAATGGATCAGTATCGAACATTGCTGGCATTACTAATGCTGCTGGAAATGTCTTAGGCTTAATGCCTCACCCTGAGAGAGCTTGCGATCGGGTTACCGGAGGCACTGATGGCCAGATCTTATTGCGAACCCTACTTGACTAA
- a CDS encoding N-acetyltransferase, which produces MDQADNSSSLRVDSLRPTHLTLLRGVGQSYRYAQFQSLLLQELLAIAESRLPKLLPMRSTRCLLAIQESVPLGLIQARPFNRRGSCWLLKPPELLAPSANLSHAQIQLPLLQHAFKLSWENACGWILRCPHSDRDLLALARQAGFQPLMTYQLWRPPTFAPLPPETVEIPEDMHWQPLNKGSAIALWRLTQTAGSSHLRQILDRQVCDLVALKSSYSGILVMQQKSTVAVPLAGVLHRCEGDSLPILELLRGQAWDNRLAWGIPGVLNNLRRQVPSLRLSIVAEDEPMAELLTQQGWLNDSEEMLLGRNLWRRQVNTRLQVGALPLETMLGHLQPQHPPLPTPSLEEC; this is translated from the coding sequence ATGGACCAGGCGGACAACAGCTCCTCGCTACGGGTCGATTCACTACGTCCAACTCACCTCACGCTCCTGAGAGGTGTTGGCCAGAGCTATCGCTATGCCCAATTCCAGTCACTACTACTACAGGAGCTGTTGGCTATAGCAGAGTCCCGGCTCCCAAAGCTCCTGCCAATGCGTAGCACTCGCTGTCTGCTAGCCATTCAAGAATCTGTACCTCTAGGGCTAATTCAGGCCCGACCATTCAATCGTCGTGGCAGTTGCTGGCTCCTCAAACCGCCGGAGCTTCTAGCACCCTCAGCTAATTTAAGCCACGCACAGATCCAACTACCACTACTACAACACGCATTCAAACTCTCCTGGGAGAATGCTTGTGGCTGGATCCTGCGTTGCCCACATAGTGATCGCGATCTACTCGCACTCGCCAGGCAAGCTGGCTTCCAGCCACTAATGACCTATCAGCTCTGGCGACCGCCAACTTTCGCTCCACTACCACCGGAGACAGTAGAGATCCCTGAAGATATGCACTGGCAACCACTGAATAAGGGAAGCGCAATTGCGCTCTGGCGTCTAACCCAAACTGCTGGCTCTTCTCATCTTCGACAGATTTTAGACCGTCAAGTATGTGACTTAGTTGCCCTGAAGAGTTCTTACAGCGGAATTCTAGTTATGCAGCAGAAGTCAACAGTAGCAGTGCCACTGGCAGGAGTATTGCATCGGTGTGAGGGTGATTCACTACCCATTCTGGAGCTTCTACGCGGTCAGGCTTGGGATAATCGGTTGGCCTGGGGGATTCCTGGGGTTTTAAATAATTTGCGTAGACAGGTTCCCAGCCTGCGATTAAGTATTGTAGCTGAGGACGAGCCAATGGCAGAGCTTTTAACTCAACAAGGTTGGCTAAATGATAGTGAAGAAATGCTGCTAGGCAGAAACCTCTGGCGGCGACAAGTCAACACACGCTTACAAGTAGGTGCTCTGCCTCTGGAGACGATGCTGGGGCACCTACAGCCCCAGCATCCTCCACTTCCCACACCCAGCTTGGAAGAATGCTAG
- a CDS encoding glutamate 5-kinase — translation MLMTLRVVKVGTSLLRGFYGRDTSEIIEGYAAALSASFERGDKVVLVTSGAVGLGCSCLGIDSRPEAMVELQAAAAVGQGQLMSLYETAMRRHRHTVAQILLTRADLTNRLRYKNASNTITQLLNWDVLPIINENDSISSSELRFGDNDTLSALVAAAINADDLILLTDVDHLYSTDPRTDKAAQPITDVRDSRDLDVFDSPICADGDRRKWGTGGMVTKLEAARIATASGITVHLADGRNSAGLDALLRGTRGGTVFHPNPHPIGNRKSWLAYVLQPQGILYIDKGACQALQERGASLLLVGIRDVYGNFEANQAVILEDPDGQEVARGLCSLASSTLRQALGSRSGVSRCSPIIIHRNALVLTKSADVRLPNL, via the coding sequence ATGCTAATGACCCTCCGAGTCGTCAAGGTGGGGACGAGTCTATTGCGCGGTTTCTACGGTCGAGATACCTCAGAGATAATTGAGGGCTATGCAGCTGCACTATCAGCATCTTTTGAGCGCGGAGACAAAGTTGTACTGGTCACAAGTGGTGCTGTAGGACTTGGTTGTAGCTGCTTAGGGATAGATAGTCGCCCTGAGGCAATGGTAGAGCTTCAGGCAGCAGCAGCTGTTGGCCAGGGACAGTTGATGTCGCTCTATGAAACAGCTATGCGCCGTCATAGACACACCGTAGCCCAGATCCTGCTGACACGTGCTGATTTAACTAATCGACTTCGCTACAAAAATGCCTCCAACACGATCACACAACTTCTTAACTGGGATGTGCTACCGATAATTAACGAGAATGATTCTATTTCCTCCTCTGAGCTCCGTTTTGGCGATAACGATACACTTTCGGCGCTCGTAGCAGCAGCCATTAATGCAGATGACCTTATCTTGCTTACAGATGTGGACCATCTTTACTCTACAGATCCGCGCACTGACAAAGCCGCACAACCAATTACAGATGTCCGCGATTCAAGGGACCTTGATGTGTTTGATAGTCCTATCTGTGCTGATGGTGATAGAAGGAAATGGGGTACTGGTGGTATGGTAACTAAGTTGGAGGCAGCCAGAATTGCTACAGCCAGCGGCATCACAGTGCATCTGGCAGATGGCCGCAACTCTGCTGGTCTTGATGCATTGCTACGGGGAACTCGTGGTGGCACCGTCTTTCATCCTAACCCACACCCCATTGGTAATCGCAAAAGTTGGTTAGCCTACGTTCTCCAACCACAAGGTATCCTGTACATTGATAAAGGAGCATGTCAAGCACTACAAGAGCGAGGTGCATCACTCTTACTAGTAGGCATACGAGATGTTTATGGCAATTTCGAGGCTAACCAGGCTGTCATTCTAGAAGATCCAGATGGCCAAGAGGTTGCTCGTGGCTTATGTTCTCTTGCCAGCTCTACACTACGGCAAGCCTTAGGGAGTAGAAGCGGTGTATCAAGATGCTCCCCCATTATTATTCACAGAAACGCTCTTGTACTCACTAAATCTGCCGACGTTCGGCTGCCGAATCTCTGA
- a CDS encoding gfo/Idh/MocA family oxidoreductase, producing the protein MVAIAGLGFGEAVHLEALRSNPELQAVALWHPRRNRLQQATEQHNLRGYDDWDTLLHDPEIDAVIIATPPEPRFRLAQQALDAGKHLLLEKPAALKAGQVAELQRLAMRHQRSVAVNFEYRAVPLFMQAQRLLADGAVGTPWLVKLDWLMSSRADEKRPWSWYSQASAGGGVIGALGTHAFDMLSWMVGPVSKVQATNSISISQRPYLAGGTARVDAEDISLIQAQLQISDSPDRYVPAQITLSSVARCGRGCWLEVYGSQGTLILGSSNQKDYVHGFGLWHAPAGETPRSIPAAPDLAFSKTWGDGRIAPVARLQSWWVESVRSNRPMVPGLMEGFESQQACDQVLASTKAKFTAATFN; encoded by the coding sequence ATGGTGGCTATAGCAGGTCTCGGCTTCGGCGAGGCTGTCCACCTTGAGGCTTTGCGGTCGAACCCTGAGCTACAAGCAGTAGCTCTCTGGCATCCTCGTCGCAATCGGCTGCAGCAGGCGACAGAACAGCACAACCTACGCGGTTACGACGACTGGGACACTCTCCTGCACGACCCTGAAATTGATGCGGTGATCATTGCTACCCCACCTGAGCCACGCTTCAGATTAGCGCAACAGGCACTAGATGCGGGCAAGCACTTGCTTTTGGAGAAACCTGCAGCTCTTAAAGCTGGTCAAGTTGCGGAGCTACAGCGTCTTGCTATGCGACACCAGCGAAGTGTGGCGGTAAACTTTGAGTACAGAGCTGTTCCTCTGTTCATGCAAGCTCAGCGTTTGCTAGCAGATGGTGCTGTTGGAACCCCTTGGCTTGTAAAACTTGACTGGTTAATGAGCAGCCGTGCTGACGAAAAACGCCCCTGGAGTTGGTACTCTCAGGCTTCAGCTGGTGGAGGCGTAATTGGTGCTCTCGGTACCCATGCATTCGACATGCTGAGTTGGATGGTTGGACCGGTAAGTAAGGTTCAGGCTACAAACAGCATCTCAATTAGCCAAAGGCCTTATCTCGCTGGTGGTACTGCTAGAGTTGACGCAGAGGATATTTCTTTAATACAAGCGCAGCTACAGATTAGTGACAGCCCAGATCGTTATGTTCCTGCTCAGATAACCCTTTCCTCGGTGGCTCGCTGTGGGCGTGGATGTTGGTTAGAGGTCTATGGATCACAAGGTACCTTAATCTTGGGTAGCAGTAACCAGAAAGACTATGTACATGGCTTTGGGCTTTGGCATGCCCCTGCTGGAGAAACACCTCGTAGTATTCCTGCTGCTCCCGATCTTGCCTTTAGTAAGACTTGGGGCGACGGTCGAATAGCTCCAGTTGCACGGCTTCAGAGCTGGTGGGTTGAGAGCGTACGTAGCAATAGGCCTATGGTACCGGGCTTGATGGAGGGATTTGAAAGTCAGCAAGCCTGCGATCAGGTGTTGGCTAGTACTAAAGCCAAATTTACCGCAGCTACGTTTAATTAG
- a CDS encoding UDP-3-O-(3-hydroxymyristoyl)glucosamine N-acyltransferase, protein MYFSHLINSLRQGSAGLQRQYQAYGGDPVICGAASLEQAGPNQLSFLEEGNSLVAELEKSQAGAILLPDQDDLIALSENHGLAWAAFTNPRLAFAESLEILYPARRIVAEIHPSAVIAERVELAAGVSIGAQVYIGEDCKIGAGTILHPGVVLYPNVIIEDNCEVHANAVLHLGCRLGRGCVIHSNAVIGSEGFGFVPTEQGWRKIPQTGRVFLEENVEVGCNSAIDRPAVGETRIGAGTKIDNLVQIGHGVAVGHGCALASQVGIAGGARLGNGVILAGQVGVANRVVIGDRTIASSRTGVHSEIPAGQVVSGFPAIANRQWLRCSAIYKKLPEMANDLRKLKQSIKD, encoded by the coding sequence ATGTACTTCAGTCATCTAATCAATAGTCTCCGACAGGGGTCTGCAGGACTACAGCGTCAGTACCAAGCATATGGAGGAGATCCTGTTATCTGTGGTGCAGCCTCGCTTGAGCAAGCCGGCCCTAACCAGCTTAGCTTTCTAGAGGAGGGTAATAGCCTAGTAGCCGAACTAGAAAAAAGTCAGGCTGGGGCTATTTTACTACCAGACCAAGATGACTTAATTGCCCTATCAGAAAATCACGGTTTGGCCTGGGCAGCCTTTACTAATCCACGTCTGGCTTTTGCTGAGTCTCTGGAGATCTTGTATCCTGCCCGCCGGATAGTTGCAGAGATTCATCCCTCGGCCGTAATTGCCGAACGCGTTGAGCTAGCCGCTGGTGTTTCAATTGGTGCTCAGGTATACATTGGGGAGGACTGCAAGATCGGTGCCGGCACTATCCTGCATCCAGGAGTCGTGCTCTACCCCAATGTGATAATCGAAGACAATTGTGAGGTCCATGCAAATGCTGTTCTACATCTAGGATGTCGACTGGGCCGAGGCTGTGTGATTCACTCGAACGCTGTAATTGGCTCTGAAGGATTTGGCTTCGTACCAACAGAGCAGGGATGGCGGAAGATTCCCCAGACTGGGCGAGTTTTTCTCGAGGAAAATGTTGAGGTTGGTTGTAATAGCGCCATTGATCGTCCTGCTGTTGGAGAGACACGTATTGGAGCTGGTACGAAAATTGACAATCTTGTGCAGATTGGCCATGGAGTAGCGGTGGGTCATGGATGCGCTCTCGCTTCTCAAGTAGGTATTGCTGGCGGAGCCCGACTTGGAAACGGCGTAATTTTGGCTGGACAGGTAGGTGTAGCCAATCGAGTTGTGATCGGCGACCGAACCATTGCAAGTTCCAGGACTGGTGTTCATAGTGAGATACCAGCCGGCCAAGTAGTTAGTGGTTTTCCAGCAATTGCCAACCGCCAGTGGCTTCGCTGCTCTGCAATATATAAAAAGCTTCCAGAAATGGCAAACGACCTACGTAAGCTGAAGCAATCTATCAAAGATTAA
- a CDS encoding phosphoribulokinase produces the protein MSKQHPVVAVTGSSGAGTSTVKRAFEHIFARENITPAVVEGDSYHRFERQAMNEAMKEAMASGGNFSHFGPEANLFDKLEELFRIYGKSGSGQKRYYLHSPEEAAEHNARLGIDLGPGQFTPWEDIPSGTDLLFYEGLHGGVVGDGYDVASLADLLVGVVPIVNLEWIQKIHRDNAERGYSAETIVDTILRRMPDYINHICPQFSHTDINFQRVPTIDTSNPFICRNIPTPDESFIIIHFRKGAREKWGIDFTYLLKMIHDSFMSSPTSIVMNGGKMGFAMELILTPIIHRMIEEKQALG, from the coding sequence ATGTCAAAGCAGCATCCAGTAGTTGCTGTTACAGGCTCCTCCGGGGCCGGTACCAGTACAGTCAAACGAGCTTTTGAGCATATCTTCGCACGTGAGAATATAACGCCCGCAGTTGTCGAGGGTGATAGCTACCACCGCTTCGAGCGCCAAGCAATGAACGAAGCGATGAAAGAGGCTATGGCAAGCGGAGGAAACTTCTCTCATTTTGGTCCCGAGGCTAACCTCTTCGACAAACTTGAGGAGTTGTTCCGCATTTACGGGAAATCTGGCAGTGGCCAAAAGCGCTACTATTTACACAGTCCTGAGGAAGCTGCAGAACATAATGCACGCCTTGGAATTGATCTTGGGCCTGGCCAGTTTACTCCCTGGGAGGACATTCCTTCAGGTACCGACTTGCTCTTCTACGAAGGCCTTCATGGAGGCGTTGTTGGTGACGGTTATGATGTCGCTTCTCTAGCTGATCTACTTGTTGGGGTTGTACCAATTGTTAATCTAGAATGGATCCAGAAAATTCACCGCGATAATGCTGAGAGAGGCTACTCCGCTGAGACTATCGTAGACACGATCTTACGTCGTATGCCCGACTACATAAATCATATCTGCCCACAATTCAGTCACACTGATATAAACTTCCAACGGGTGCCGACAATTGACACGTCTAATCCATTTATCTGCCGTAATATTCCCACACCAGATGAAAGCTTCATTATAATTCACTTTCGTAAGGGCGCACGTGAGAAGTGGGGAATTGACTTCACTTATCTCCTAAAAATGATTCACGACTCATTTATGTCTAGCCCTACTAGCATTGTTATGAATGGCGGCAAGATGGGTTTTGCCATGGAGCTTATCCTCACACCAATTATTCATCGAATGATCGAGGAAAAACAAGCCTTAGGTTAA
- a CDS encoding acetyl-CoA carboxylase carboxyltransferase subunit beta, whose translation MSLFDWFADRRKEQYVSKLSQGADEGEGDGLWNKCPECGQVVYRKDLLANASVCSACGYHHRIHSDERIGLIVDRDSFDSLDSDLRPSDPLGFKDRRAYADRLQDSQSATGLHDAVVTGIGKVDGMPLALGVMDFRFMGGSMGSVVGEKLTRLIERATEQSFPLLIVCASGGARMQEGMLSLVQMAKISGALERHREARLLYMPLLTHPTTGGVTASFAMLGDLILAEPRALIGFAGRRVIEQTLREKLPDNFQTAEYLQEHGFVDTIVPRNQLRMTLASLLRLHNATVQTEAIA comes from the coding sequence TTGAGCCTCTTCGACTGGTTTGCCGATCGCCGCAAGGAACAATATGTCAGTAAATTGAGTCAGGGAGCTGACGAAGGGGAGGGAGATGGTCTCTGGAACAAGTGTCCAGAGTGTGGTCAGGTCGTCTACAGGAAAGATCTGTTAGCCAATGCCAGCGTTTGCTCTGCATGTGGGTACCACCACCGCATTCACAGTGATGAGCGTATTGGGCTAATTGTTGACCGCGACAGCTTTGACTCTCTCGACAGTGATCTCCGTCCATCCGATCCGCTTGGGTTTAAGGACCGTCGTGCCTACGCCGATCGATTACAGGATAGCCAGTCAGCTACTGGTCTCCATGATGCCGTTGTCACTGGTATTGGCAAGGTAGATGGCATGCCACTTGCTCTCGGTGTGATGGATTTTCGCTTCATGGGAGGGTCAATGGGATCGGTGGTAGGTGAAAAGCTCACCCGATTGATTGAGCGGGCAACAGAACAGAGTTTCCCTCTACTAATAGTTTGCGCTTCAGGCGGTGCCCGTATGCAAGAAGGTATGCTTAGCCTTGTGCAGATGGCCAAGATCTCGGGAGCACTAGAGCGCCATCGCGAAGCTCGGCTACTTTATATGCCTCTGCTCACGCACCCAACTACTGGTGGGGTAACAGCCAGCTTCGCAATGCTTGGCGATCTAATATTGGCAGAACCAAGGGCACTCATAGGTTTCGCTGGGCGTCGTGTGATAGAGCAGACGCTGCGCGAGAAATTGCCTGATAATTTTCAGACTGCAGAGTACTTGCAGGAGCACGGGTTCGTCGATACAATTGTGCCGCGTAACCAATTGCGCATGACTCTTGCCTCTTTACTGAGACTGCATAACGCTACAGTACAGACAGAGGCAATTGCATGA
- a CDS encoding fructose-bisphosphate aldolase class II: protein MALVPLRLLLDHAAEGGYGIPAFNVNNLEQVQAIMEAAAETDSPVILQASRGARSYAGEVFLRHLILAATETYPHIPVVMHQDHGNAPSTCYSAAVNGFTSVMMDGSLEADAKTPASYEYNVKITKEVVSFAHAIGVSVEGELGCLGSLETGKGDAEDGHGFEGELSKDMLLTDPSEAADFVSKTKVDALAIAIGTSHGAYKFTRKPTGEVLAISRIAEIHKTIPNTHLVMHGSSSVPQEWLDMINKYGGNIPETYGVPVEEIQEGIRNGVRKVNIDTDNRLAFTAAVREAAHADPTNFDPRHFNKPARKYMKQICLDRYQQFWCAGNASKIKQQSISFYAGLYSKGELDPKTAVTAVSK, encoded by the coding sequence ATGGCACTCGTTCCTCTAAGGCTCCTGCTTGACCACGCCGCCGAAGGCGGCTACGGAATCCCTGCGTTCAATGTCAATAACCTCGAGCAGGTTCAAGCCATCATGGAAGCAGCCGCCGAGACCGATAGCCCGGTGATCCTCCAGGCGTCTCGGGGGGCTCGTAGCTATGCTGGTGAGGTTTTTCTACGTCATTTGATTCTCGCCGCCACCGAGACCTACCCTCATATCCCGGTAGTAATGCATCAAGACCACGGAAATGCTCCTTCTACTTGCTACTCCGCGGCAGTCAATGGCTTCACCTCTGTAATGATGGATGGCTCCCTAGAGGCGGATGCCAAAACTCCTGCTAGTTACGAATATAATGTCAAGATCACTAAAGAAGTTGTAAGCTTTGCGCACGCCATAGGTGTAAGCGTCGAGGGTGAACTCGGCTGCCTAGGCTCTCTAGAGACTGGCAAAGGTGATGCTGAGGACGGTCATGGCTTTGAGGGCGAATTATCTAAAGATATGCTGCTTACTGACCCCTCTGAAGCTGCTGACTTTGTCTCCAAGACAAAGGTAGACGCTTTGGCCATCGCGATCGGGACCAGCCATGGTGCTTACAAGTTTACTCGCAAGCCTACTGGCGAGGTATTAGCCATCAGTCGCATTGCTGAAATTCATAAGACAATTCCCAACACTCACCTAGTAATGCATGGCTCCTCTTCTGTTCCTCAGGAATGGCTAGATATGATTAACAAGTACGGTGGCAACATTCCTGAAACTTATGGTGTACCTGTGGAAGAAATTCAAGAAGGTATCAGGAATGGCGTACGTAAAGTGAATATCGATACAGATAACCGTCTTGCCTTTACCGCTGCTGTGCGAGAAGCTGCCCATGCTGACCCTACCAATTTTGACCCACGGCACTTCAACAAGCCAGCGCGCAAATATATGAAGCAGATCTGCCTTGACCGCTATCAACAATTCTGGTGTGCTGGCAATGCCAGCAAGATCAAACAACAGAGCATCAGCTTCTATGCTGGTCTTTATTCTAAGGGAGAACTAGATCCGAAGACAGCTGTCACCGCTGTGTCTAAGTAA
- a CDS encoding 3-isopropylmalate dehydrogenase has translation MHQYNIVLLPGDGIGPEIIAVAHILLKAVAARHGFTLSFNEQAIGGTAIDSFGDSLPSATLEACLAADAVLLATVGSPCFDNLPRKKRPESGLLALRAGMGLFANLRPVTIHPRLIEASTLRHEVIKDVDLMIVRELIGGIYFGQPRGRITTDSGERAFNTMTYAASEIDRIAHVAFKLAEQRRGKLCSVDKANVLDVSQLWRDRIESLALSYPSVVTSHMYVDNAAMQLILDPAQFDILLTSNLFGDILSDEAAMLSGSIGMLPSASVGSNGPSLFEPVHGSAPDIAGQDKANPLAMVLSAAMLLRVGLKQRDAADDLENAVEQVLSAGFCTRDLATEGCTTLGCAAMGEKLLSFL, from the coding sequence ATGCATCAGTACAACATTGTCCTACTCCCTGGTGATGGCATTGGCCCGGAGATCATTGCAGTTGCACACATCTTACTTAAAGCAGTAGCAGCACGACATGGATTTACCCTTAGCTTCAATGAGCAAGCTATCGGTGGTACTGCTATCGATAGCTTTGGAGACTCATTACCGAGTGCTACACTCGAGGCTTGTCTAGCTGCAGATGCTGTTTTACTAGCTACTGTTGGTAGTCCCTGCTTTGACAACTTACCGCGCAAGAAACGGCCAGAGAGTGGCCTCTTGGCTTTACGTGCTGGCATGGGACTATTTGCTAACCTGCGTCCTGTAACTATTCACCCGAGGCTGATTGAGGCAAGCACCCTACGACATGAGGTAATTAAGGATGTAGATCTGATGATAGTTCGCGAGCTGATAGGTGGTATCTACTTCGGCCAGCCAAGAGGAAGAATTACCACAGATAGTGGCGAGCGAGCCTTTAATACTATGACATATGCTGCCTCAGAGATAGACCGGATTGCCCACGTCGCATTCAAACTTGCTGAGCAAAGACGGGGTAAGCTCTGCTCAGTTGATAAGGCTAACGTATTAGATGTTAGTCAACTCTGGCGTGACCGGATTGAGTCGCTTGCACTGTCATATCCTTCTGTAGTAACAAGTCATATGTATGTGGATAATGCAGCTATGCAACTCATACTTGACCCAGCTCAGTTTGACATATTGCTTACGAGTAACCTATTCGGCGATATACTCAGTGATGAAGCAGCCATGCTGAGTGGATCTATCGGAATGTTGCCCTCTGCATCAGTAGGCAGCAATGGGCCAAGTTTGTTTGAGCCCGTTCATGGATCGGCACCAGATATAGCTGGTCAGGACAAAGCCAATCCCTTAGCCATGGTTTTATCAGCTGCGATGCTTCTCCGAGTTGGCTTGAAGCAAAGAGACGCTGCAGATGATCTTGAAAACGCTGTAGAACAGGTGCTTTCAGCTGGTTTCTGCACTAGAGATCTAGCAACTGAGGGTTGCACTACCCTAGGTTGTGCTGCTATGGGCGAGAAGCTTTTAAGCTTTTTGTGA